A DNA window from Oscillatoria sp. FACHB-1406 contains the following coding sequences:
- the cobW gene encoding cobalamin biosynthesis protein CobW, producing MFKIPVTVITGFLGAGKTTLIRHLLQNNRGRKVAVLVNEFGEVGIDGDLLRSCQVCDEEDSPTSNIVELTNGCLCCTVQEEFFPTMQTLLERRDKLDCIVIETSGLALPKPLVQAFRWPEIRNGATVDGVVTVVDACALAEGTFTSDVAALEAQRQADESLEHETPLEELFEDQLACADLVLLTKMDLLDEEAIARVKLKLQQELRPGVKVVTCKDGEINPEVLLGFNAAVEDNLDSRPSHHDTEEEHDHDDGINSVQFSCDRAIDPKTLIATLEHLVRDCEIYRIKGFVNVANKPMRLVVQGVGTRFDSFYDRLWAEGEPRQTRLVLIGRELDADNIENRLLEGTSVLR from the coding sequence ATGTTCAAAATTCCTGTTACTGTTATTACCGGCTTTCTCGGTGCTGGTAAAACAACTCTCATTCGCCATCTTTTACAAAACAATCGCGGCAGAAAAGTTGCCGTTCTCGTCAATGAATTTGGCGAAGTTGGAATCGATGGCGATTTGTTACGGTCTTGTCAGGTGTGCGACGAGGAAGACAGTCCGACGAGTAATATTGTCGAACTCACTAATGGTTGTTTGTGCTGCACGGTTCAAGAAGAGTTTTTTCCGACGATGCAAACGCTGTTGGAGCGCCGCGATAAACTCGATTGTATTGTTATTGAAACTTCGGGTTTGGCACTGCCCAAGCCTTTAGTACAGGCGTTTCGCTGGCCGGAAATTCGCAATGGGGCAACGGTAGATGGCGTGGTGACGGTGGTGGATGCTTGCGCGCTTGCGGAGGGGACGTTTACAAGCGATGTGGCGGCGTTGGAGGCGCAACGTCAAGCTGATGAGAGTTTGGAACACGAAACGCCGTTGGAGGAGTTATTTGAGGATCAGTTGGCTTGTGCGGATTTGGTACTGTTGACGAAGATGGATTTGTTAGATGAGGAGGCGATCGCGCGGGTTAAACTCAAATTACAACAAGAGTTGCGCCCGGGAGTGAAAGTTGTAACCTGCAAGGACGGCGAAATTAATCCCGAAGTTCTCCTCGGTTTTAATGCAGCGGTGGAAGATAATCTCGACAGTCGCCCTTCTCATCACGATACCGAAGAGGAACACGACCACGACGACGGGATTAACTCCGTTCAGTTTAGCTGCGATCGCGCGATCGATCCTAAAACTTTAATCGCTACCCTCGAGCATCTCGTCCGAGACTGCGAAATCTATCGCATTAAAGGCTTTGTGAATGTTGCCAATAAGCCCATGCGCTTAGTGGTGCAAGGAGTCGGAACCCGGTTCGATTCATTTTACGATCGCTTGTGGGCAGAAGGCGAGCCGCGACAAACTCGGTTGGTATTGATTGGACGAGAACTCGACGCAGACAACATTGAAAACCGATTATTAGAGGGGACAAGCGTACTGCGTTAA
- a CDS encoding N-acetylmuramoyl-L-alanine amidase: MGKFGIDMGHNAPPDTGAVGIAKEDNLTLAVGTRVIAKLTSLGHIAINCTPKWASSVVDSLDKRCQVANANRVDYYVSIHFNSFNRSANGTEVFAISSGARRIAQPVLDNIVRLGFYNRGVKDGSHLYVLKNSNMPAILIECCFIDSQRDMALFDAEKMANAIVRGLTGQDPTASSGSSGGTSSGNVTPPPPPAPPAPKADPQVLKLQKALNRLQVKDSNGKALVEDGTIDAATESATSKFHSAMAISLPGRAGAETWKAIDEIFLKPILRPNHATGKAVRYVQFRLGTSIDGVYGDMTARAVSQFQSRYNLTADGIIGSQSWSKLIG, from the coding sequence ATGGGAAAATTTGGAATCGATATGGGACACAACGCTCCCCCCGATACCGGAGCGGTTGGCATTGCTAAAGAAGATAACTTAACGCTTGCCGTTGGCACTCGCGTCATCGCCAAACTCACCAGCCTGGGTCACATTGCGATTAACTGTACCCCGAAGTGGGCGAGCAGCGTTGTCGATTCCCTCGACAAACGCTGTCAAGTTGCCAATGCTAATCGCGTTGATTACTACGTCTCTATTCACTTTAACTCCTTCAACCGGAGCGCTAACGGTACAGAAGTCTTTGCAATTAGTTCCGGAGCGAGAAGAATCGCTCAACCCGTCCTCGACAATATCGTGCGTCTGGGCTTTTACAATCGCGGCGTAAAGGATGGTTCCCACCTCTACGTGCTTAAAAACAGCAATATGCCCGCCATCTTAATCGAATGCTGCTTCATCGACTCGCAGCGAGATATGGCGCTCTTCGATGCCGAAAAAATGGCGAATGCGATCGTTCGGGGATTAACCGGACAAGACCCGACTGCAAGTTCTGGTTCGTCAGGCGGAACGAGTTCCGGTAATGTTACGCCTCCCCCCCCTCCTGCGCCTCCCGCTCCCAAGGCAGATCCGCAAGTCCTCAAGCTGCAAAAAGCGCTTAACCGCCTTCAAGTCAAGGATAGCAACGGCAAAGCCCTGGTTGAAGATGGCACGATAGATGCAGCAACGGAATCGGCAACCAGCAAATTTCATTCTGCAATGGCGATTAGTCTACCAGGACGAGCGGGAGCCGAAACTTGGAAAGCGATCGATGAAATCTTTTTAAAGCCGATTTTACGCCCCAATCACGCCACCGGAAAAGCCGTTCGCTACGTGCAATTTCGTCTGGGAACTTCGATTGACGGCGTTTACGGAGATATGACCGCTCGCGCCGTGTCTCAATTCCAGAGTCGCTATAACTTGACCGCAGATGGCATCATCGGCTCTCAAAGTTGGTCAAAATTAATTGGATAA
- a CDS encoding CHAT domain-containing protein: MTSAQEGKTISPPSTSACGASQPGVLVGLAIATFALGSSTLLAPRAIAQSIVPATDGVNTQVNVNGDRIDISGGTLSGDGANLFQSFQKFGLDANQTANFLSNPQIQNILGRVVGGDASIINGLIQVTGGNSNLYLMNPAGIIFGQGASLNVPADFFATTASGIGFGNNAWFNATGSNNYQTLNGNPGQFAFDLAQPGAIVNAGNLAVADGKNLTLLGGTAVNTGTMTAPGGSITLTAVPGSSTVKLSQTGSLLSLEIQPARDNNGNILPFTALDLPQLLAGSNVETGLVVGNDGSVKLQASGTDIPTTAGTTVVSGNLNVASAAGTGGTINAFGDKVGVISGNLNASGLNGGNIRIGGDYQGRGTVPNASRTLVSADSTLTANPAVDGNGGRIIVWGNELTGFYGTLQALGGFAEISGKDSLVFQGNADVGTTGTLLFDPENILIQAGAGADDVQLSDREILAGDGLPGSFTIGTSTLTNISGNILLEAQNNITVDSGVSLNFASSNQVRRITFTADADSSGAGDFSMDTTQSITAPGDTLIISGANVTVGSIYLGNTGNNQDGGSLSLTAANGNILTGDISTNTVAAQNSGSAGTVDLSASGTITTGKIATNAGYFNNNSGGATGGAITIAAGGNVSTQSLNSSTDSASNSGSAGAVSVSSANGSIATGNITATGRDNGGNVTLNGATVISGNTTIDTTGTTGSGAVAFNGTINGTAAGADSLTVNAGNGDVTLSGAVGSNAALKAIAINSTGTTQLGGDVTASSQTYGGNVAITNSLKLSGNAIAFGGTVSGSGQNLTFSSLSPGGEIGLGTFVTATGLNLSASTLGALNGFNQIAIGDSSNIIWLAGDVKFLDPVLLQGSSINTILGTLTGSDNATIKLTGSDITTGNITNAGRDITMISSGAIDTTGGILDTRSSSSGGNITLQAATDISTSDIQTSSAAGQGGKIDATSTGGSIATGNLTATGQTGGGVVTLNAASNIQTSNVDTSSAAGSGGDITTIAAGSITSNGNITATGQTGGGAVTLNAASDLNTANIDTSSAGGNAGKIEATSTGGTVNSSDLTATGQTGGGAVTLNAASDLNTGNVDTSSAAGQGGKIEATSTGGTVNSSDLTATGQTGGGAVALNAASDINTGNVDTSSAAADGGALSLKSSNGAINAGNLIGTGGNNGGDVTVHARTSITTGQIDSSGTAGKGGNVSLDPLGDIQVSWINAAGGTNGGTVRIATESNFRATDSFTARDGTIASISTFGGQGDGAIALRHGGQGITPFKVGDAGVNGTAGAIGSVNNRIDSGQEFLYTLEQGNIGIFSVPEPPPTPPTPPTPPTPPDPVGTPQGTPLQMVDKPTSDSPIQDAIVQDKLDPSPDTPVIDEPDKPAVEEATLDGAKLVAIDPQIAAQDSVEKIDRALSEEYVNYLGLSEVPKTNLRQIQSVLQQANTTTGSHSSVMYAVFVPAEDGTPDRNSDRLELLLVNASGQPFRYNVGVTRGQVLATTRELNRAITNPQRRTAYLAPAQQLFQWIIAPVQEKLRASNADNIVFIVDSGLRSLPIAALHDGQQFLIERYSIALMPSFALTDTRYNDPRSLSVVSMGASKFQDKSALPAVPAELKAIASNFNTTKSYLNSDFTLSNLQTARQNSPSGIMHLATHGEFKSGRAKDSYIQLWDTKLSLDRLRTLGWNDPPVDLLVLSACRTALGDSSAELGFAGLAVAAGVKSALGSLWSVSDLGTLGLMTAFYEQLRVVPTKAEALRQAQLAMLRGEVRLEGGQLVTPKETLSLAPELAGQNVPDLRHPYYWSAFTAIGSPW; this comes from the coding sequence ATGACATCCGCACAAGAAGGAAAAACGATTTCCCCACCCTCCACTTCTGCCTGCGGTGCTTCCCAGCCCGGAGTGCTAGTTGGGCTTGCGATCGCAACTTTTGCTCTAGGTTCCTCGACTTTACTGGCTCCTAGAGCGATCGCGCAATCCATTGTACCCGCTACGGATGGAGTGAATACCCAAGTTAATGTGAATGGCGATCGCATCGACATTAGCGGCGGTACGCTTTCCGGCGACGGCGCGAACCTCTTCCAAAGTTTCCAGAAATTCGGCTTAGATGCCAACCAAACCGCCAACTTCCTCTCCAACCCCCAAATCCAAAATATCTTAGGTCGCGTGGTGGGCGGCGACGCTTCTATTATTAACGGTTTAATTCAAGTCACCGGCGGTAATTCTAACCTCTACTTAATGAATCCCGCTGGCATTATCTTCGGCCAAGGTGCAAGCTTAAATGTTCCCGCTGACTTTTTCGCCACAACCGCATCGGGAATTGGCTTTGGTAACAACGCTTGGTTTAACGCCACCGGCAGCAACAACTATCAAACCCTCAACGGCAACCCCGGACAATTCGCCTTCGACTTAGCACAACCGGGCGCAATTGTCAACGCCGGTAACTTAGCCGTTGCCGACGGAAAAAACCTAACCTTATTAGGGGGAACCGCCGTCAATACCGGCACGATGACCGCACCGGGAGGAAGCATTACCCTAACCGCCGTTCCCGGCAGCAGCACCGTCAAACTCTCCCAAACCGGCAGCTTATTGAGCCTAGAAATTCAACCAGCGCGGGACAATAACGGCAATATTTTACCCTTCACTGCCCTCGATTTGCCGCAACTGCTCGCCGGAAGCAACGTTGAAACAGGTTTAGTTGTGGGGAATGACGGCAGCGTCAAATTACAAGCATCGGGAACCGATATTCCCACAACGGCGGGAACAACGGTTGTATCGGGGAATTTAAATGTCGCCTCTGCTGCGGGAACGGGCGGCACGATTAATGCCTTTGGCGATAAAGTTGGGGTAATTTCCGGCAACCTCAACGCCTCCGGACTCAACGGCGGTAACATTCGGATTGGCGGCGACTACCAAGGACGCGGAACCGTCCCGAATGCGTCGCGAACCCTCGTGAGTGCCGATTCAACTCTAACCGCGAATCCTGCGGTTGATGGCAACGGCGGGCGTATTATCGTCTGGGGGAACGAACTGACGGGATTTTATGGAACCCTGCAAGCCTTGGGAGGATTTGCGGAAATTTCCGGGAAAGATAGCTTGGTTTTCCAAGGGAATGCCGATGTCGGGACAACTGGGACGCTGCTGTTCGACCCGGAGAATATTTTAATTCAAGCTGGAGCCGGTGCTGACGACGTGCAACTCTCAGATCGGGAAATTTTAGCAGGAGATGGCTTACCGGGAAGTTTTACGATCGGTACATCAACGCTGACGAATATCAGTGGAAACATTCTTTTAGAAGCGCAGAATAATATTACCGTCGATTCAGGGGTATCGCTCAATTTCGCCTCTAGCAACCAAGTACGGAGGATTACCTTCACGGCGGATGCGGATAGTTCGGGCGCGGGCGATTTTTCGATGGATACCACCCAATCGATTACAGCCCCAGGCGACACTCTGATAATTAGCGGTGCGAATGTTACCGTCGGCAGTATTTATTTGGGAAATACTGGAAATAATCAGGATGGGGGAAGTCTCAGCTTAACGGCAGCGAACGGCAATATTTTAACCGGAGACATTTCGACGAATACTGTAGCAGCCCAGAATTCCGGCTCTGCGGGAACGGTAGACTTATCCGCAAGCGGTACAATAACGACGGGAAAAATAGCGACCAATGCTGGATATTTTAACAATAATAGTGGGGGCGCGACGGGGGGAGCAATTACGATCGCGGCAGGAGGCAATGTCAGCACTCAGTCCCTCAATTCGAGTACGGATTCTGCCAGTAACTCGGGTTCGGCGGGTGCAGTCTCAGTTTCAAGTGCGAACGGCTCGATCGCGACAGGAAATATTACCGCAACGGGAAGAGATAATGGCGGCAACGTCACATTAAACGGCGCGACAGTTATCTCCGGGAATACCACCATCGATACAACGGGAACAACGGGGAGTGGTGCAGTTGCATTTAACGGAACGATTAACGGAACTGCGGCGGGTGCAGATAGCCTTACCGTCAATGCGGGGAACGGCGACGTAACCTTAAGCGGTGCGGTGGGAAGCAATGCGGCTTTAAAAGCGATCGCAATTAACAGTACGGGAACGACGCAACTGGGGGGCGACGTTACCGCAAGCAGTCAAACGTATGGCGGGAATGTCGCCATTACCAATAGTTTAAAGTTAAGCGGCAACGCGATCGCGTTTGGAGGAACAGTATCCGGTTCCGGGCAAAATCTGACCTTTAGTTCGCTCTCGCCGGGAGGCGAAATCGGGCTAGGCACTTTTGTCACGGCAACGGGACTGAATTTATCAGCCAGTACGTTAGGGGCATTGAATGGTTTCAATCAGATCGCGATCGGAGACAGCAGCAACATAATCTGGCTGGCCGGTGATGTCAAGTTTTTAGATCCCGTATTGTTGCAAGGCAGCAGCATTAACACCATCCTAGGAACATTAACGGGTAGCGATAACGCAACGATAAAGCTGACGGGTTCCGATATTACGACGGGAAATATCACGAATGCCGGTCGGGATATTACGATGATTAGTAGCGGCGCGATCGACACGACAGGGGGCATTCTCGATACCCGTTCGAGCAGTAGCGGCGGCAACATCACCCTGCAAGCCGCAACAGATATTAGCACCAGCGACATTCAAACCAGCAGCGCCGCGGGACAAGGCGGCAAGATCGATGCTACCAGCACGGGAGGCAGCATTGCTACCGGAAATCTTACCGCAACAGGTCAAACCGGGGGCGGTGTAGTAACCTTAAATGCAGCCAGCAATATCCAGACGAGCAATGTGGATACCAGCAGCGCGGCAGGAAGCGGCGGAGACATTACGACGATCGCGGCGGGAAGCATTACCAGCAACGGTAACATAACTGCAACGGGGCAAACCGGAGGCGGTGCAGTCACCCTAAATGCAGCCAGCGACCTAAATACGGCGAATATTGATACCAGTAGTGCGGGCGGGAATGCGGGCAAGATTGAAGCCACGAGTACGGGAGGCACTGTTAATAGCAGCGACTTAACCGCAACAGGGCAAACCGGCGGCGGTGCAGTCACCCTCAATGCAGCCAGCGACCTGAATACGGGCAATGTTGATACCAGCAGTGCGGCGGGACAAGGGGGCAAGATTGAAGCCACGAGTACGGGAGGCACTGTTAATAGCAGCGACTTAACCGCAACAGGGCAAACCGGAGGCGGTGCAGTCGCCCTAAATGCAGCCAGCGACATTAATACGGGCAATGTTGACACCAGCAGTGCAGCGGCAGATGGCGGCGCACTCTCATTAAAAAGTAGTAATGGAGCGATTAACGCGGGCAATTTGATCGGTACGGGCGGTAATAATGGAGGGGATGTTACGGTTCATGCTCGCACCAGTATTACGACCGGACAGATCGACAGCAGCGGGACGGCAGGAAAAGGCGGTAACGTCAGCTTGGATCCGCTCGGCGATATTCAGGTGAGTTGGATTAACGCTGCGGGCGGCACTAACGGCGGTACGGTGAGGATTGCGACGGAGAGTAACTTCCGCGCGACAGACAGCTTTACGGCGCGCGATGGTACAATCGCCAGCATTTCCACCTTTGGCGGTCAAGGTGACGGCGCGATCGCGCTTCGCCACGGCGGACAAGGGATAACTCCTTTTAAAGTTGGCGATGCAGGCGTTAATGGTACTGCGGGTGCGATCGGTAGCGTGAATAACCGCATTGACTCGGGACAAGAGTTTTTGTATACCCTCGAGCAGGGAAACATCGGCATTTTTAGCGTACCGGAACCTCCGCCTACGCCACCTACACCACCCACGCCACCTACACCACCCGATCCGGTAGGCACTCCTCAAGGAACACCGCTTCAAATGGTGGATAAGCCGACAAGCGACAGTCCGATCCAAGATGCTATCGTCCAAGACAAGCTCGACCCGAGTCCAGACACACCCGTCATCGACGAACCGGATAAACCGGCTGTTGAGGAAGCTACATTGGACGGGGCGAAACTCGTCGCGATCGACCCGCAAATCGCCGCGCAAGATAGTGTAGAAAAGATCGATCGCGCCTTGAGCGAGGAATACGTTAATTATCTCGGACTGAGCGAGGTTCCCAAAACGAACCTCAGACAGATACAAAGCGTTCTGCAACAAGCCAACACGACAACGGGATCCCATTCTTCTGTTATGTATGCGGTTTTTGTCCCCGCCGAAGACGGAACGCCAGATCGCAACAGCGATCGCTTAGAACTGTTACTGGTCAACGCTTCGGGGCAACCGTTCCGTTACAACGTTGGGGTAACGCGAGGGCAAGTTCTCGCCACCACGCGAGAGTTAAACCGTGCTATCACTAACCCTCAGCGCCGCACCGCTTATCTCGCGCCCGCCCAGCAACTCTTTCAATGGATTATTGCCCCCGTGCAGGAGAAGTTGCGCGCCAGCAACGCCGATAATATTGTCTTTATCGTCGATTCGGGTTTGCGATCGCTCCCGATTGCAGCCTTACACGACGGTCAACAGTTCCTCATCGAACGCTATAGCATTGCTTTGATGCCCAGTTTTGCCCTCACCGATACGCGCTATAACGATCCTAGAAGCTTATCGGTTGTCTCGATGGGAGCCTCGAAATTCCAGGATAAATCAGCGCTTCCTGCGGTTCCAGCCGAATTAAAAGCGATCGCGTCGAACTTTAACACGACTAAATCCTACCTCAACAGCGATTTTACCCTCAGCAACTTACAGACCGCGCGCCAGAACTCGCCCTCCGGCATTATGCACCTCGCAACTCACGGCGAGTTTAAATCCGGTCGAGCGAAGGATTCTTATATTCAGTTGTGGGATACCAAACTCAGCCTCGATCGCTTGCGAACCTTGGGATGGAACGATCCGCCCGTCGATTTATTGGTCTTAAGTGCCTGTCGAACCGCCTTGGGCGACTCATCTGCGGAATTAGGTTTTGCCGGTCTTGCCGTCGCTGCGGGGGTAAAATCCGCCCTGGGCAGTCTGTGGTCGGTCAGCGATCTCGGAACCCTCGGTTTAATGACGGCTTTCTACGAGCAATTAAGGGTCGTACCGACGAAAGCCGAAGCCTTGCGACAAGCCCAACTCGCGATGCTGCGGGGCGAAGTCCGCTTGGAGGGCGGGCAACTCGTCACGCCGAAAGAAACATTATCGCTCGCACCCGAGCTAGCCGGTCAAAATGTCCCCGATTTGCGCCATCCCTATTACTGGAGCGCATTTACCGCGATCGGCAGTCCGTGGTAA
- a CDS encoding four helix bundle protein, whose amino-acid sequence MGKSVVKEKSFAFAMRSVKLYQYLTEEKKEYVLSKQVLKSGTAIGALVREAEQAESKADFIHKFAIALKEAHETEYWLELLHQSSYMNDRSFQSISSDLTELLKLITSIVKKAKENRAMES is encoded by the coding sequence ATGGGGAAAAGTGTTGTAAAAGAGAAGTCTTTTGCCTTTGCGATGAGAAGTGTTAAGCTTTACCAGTATTTAACTGAAGAAAAGAAGGAGTACGTTTTAAGCAAACAAGTTCTTAAAAGCGGCACGGCTATCGGTGCTTTGGTGCGAGAAGCCGAACAAGCCGAAAGTAAAGCGGACTTTATTCACAAGTTTGCGATCGCTCTGAAAGAAGCTCATGAAACTGAGTATTGGTTAGAACTTCTCCATCAATCGAGTTACATGAACGATCGAAGCTTTCAATCCATTTCCTCTGACCTTACTGAACTGCTCAAACTGATAACATCGATTGTCAAAAAAGCTAAAGAAAATAGGGCTATGGAGTCTTAG
- a CDS encoding DUF3326 domain-containing protein, translating to MNSRPFTALLIVPTGIGAALGGYAGDAIPIARAIASVCDRLITHPNVLNGAQLYWNAPNLYYVEGYGIDRFAAGTWGLQPVHQNRVGLILDRAIEPELRQRHLQAADAARATLGIHLTDFVLTDAPLGVELRNSPSGASWGTLSNPDSLLRAAETLIEKAGANAIAVVARFPDEDVDSPALQNYRHGSGVDPIAGAEAVISHLIVREFRVPCAHAPALAPLPLDPQLSPRAAAEELGYTFLPCVLVGLSRAPQFLADKNARSPDSIWAESVDAVIVPAEACGSSAVLSLSRSRIIAVEENVTRMQVPPEPLAIKATRVRSYLEAIGVLVAQRAGIQPEILRPDIYPLHCLS from the coding sequence GTGAATTCGCGTCCGTTTACTGCCCTTTTAATCGTGCCGACGGGGATTGGTGCTGCCCTTGGCGGTTATGCTGGCGATGCCATCCCGATCGCGCGCGCGATCGCGTCGGTGTGCGATCGCCTCATTACCCATCCCAACGTTCTCAACGGCGCGCAACTGTATTGGAATGCGCCTAACTTGTATTACGTGGAAGGCTACGGCATCGATCGCTTCGCCGCCGGAACTTGGGGACTGCAACCCGTCCATCAAAATCGAGTGGGACTGATTTTAGACCGCGCGATCGAACCCGAATTGCGCCAACGCCACCTCCAAGCCGCAGATGCCGCCAGAGCCACGTTAGGAATCCATTTGACCGATTTTGTCCTAACCGACGCTCCCCTAGGCGTAGAGTTGCGAAATTCGCCCTCTGGTGCAAGCTGGGGAACCCTATCCAACCCCGACAGTTTGCTGCGCGCCGCCGAAACCTTAATCGAGAAAGCCGGGGCCAACGCGATCGCCGTTGTCGCGCGATTCCCCGACGAAGACGTAGATAGTCCCGCCCTGCAAAACTACCGCCACGGTTCGGGTGTCGATCCGATCGCGGGCGCAGAAGCCGTCATCTCTCACCTCATCGTTCGCGAATTTCGCGTTCCCTGCGCCCACGCCCCCGCCCTCGCGCCCCTCCCCCTCGATCCCCAACTTTCCCCCCGTGCTGCCGCCGAAGAACTCGGCTACACCTTCTTGCCCTGCGTCCTCGTGGGGCTTTCGCGCGCGCCGCAATTCCTTGCCGACAAAAACGCGCGATCGCCCGACAGCATTTGGGCAGAAAGCGTCGATGCTGTTATCGTTCCCGCCGAAGCCTGCGGCAGTAGTGCCGTTCTCAGCCTCAGCCGCAGCCGCATTATCGCCGTTGAAGAAAATGTTACGCGAATGCAGGTTCCCCCCGAACCCCTCGCTATCAAAGCCACTCGCGTTCGATCCTACCTCGAAGCGATCGGCGTTTTAGTCGCCCAGCGCGCCGGAATTCAACCCGAAATCCTGCGCCCTGACATCTACCCCTTGCATTGTTTATCTTAA
- a CDS encoding N-acetylmuramoyl-L-alanine amidase translates to MKFGIDMGHNAPPDTGASSKFGKEDDLTKQVGTLVSSQLQALGHEVVNCNPTSASSVMDSLRQRVQKANSARVDLYVSIHFNAYNNSANGTEVYAVSDAGRRIAQPVLENIIALGFTNRGVKDGSHLYVVKNTSMAGILIECCFIDSEKDMKLFNTTAMANAIVKGLTGKLPTEEKPKEDNLVLELQQALNRLQIRDAQSKALVEDGKISPATEAATLKFHEIMGVNLGNRATALTWNLLDEILALPTLRPNHAQGAAVRYVQFRFSTTIDGDYGAKTAEAAKVYQRQQNLDVDGLVGQTTWGRLTGASQSNLVLKVLKDTILKQQPLPSDDIKDDNLKQPIPAGSELTLYSWEEQGNHIKVSLRDRTFKGFNIWYVFTEHIAIWQDGKPLEIEADDEKPQVNDRANAFNLPGFASIFYLNNPIVPNGHFYWRDALQNGERIPKTKAEVDSIIALATRLEQVRDRLGGFPLVVTSWYRPEPWNSQAGGAPNSRHKVGQAVDILRSGMSGKQMAAVLEDWPGGMGIYEHYPNLLHLDIRPFRARWGGA, encoded by the coding sequence ATGAAATTTGGCATTGACATGGGACATAATGCTCCGCCCGATACCGGAGCATCTTCTAAGTTTGGTAAAGAAGACGACCTGACTAAGCAAGTCGGTACGCTAGTGAGCAGTCAATTACAAGCCCTCGGTCATGAAGTTGTTAACTGCAACCCTACCAGTGCCAGTAGTGTCATGGATTCACTTCGACAGCGAGTCCAAAAAGCGAATTCTGCCCGCGTCGATCTCTATGTTTCCATTCACTTTAACGCCTATAACAATTCGGCGAATGGTACGGAAGTTTATGCAGTCAGCGATGCCGGTCGCCGCATCGCCCAACCTGTTTTAGAGAACATTATTGCCCTTGGATTTACCAATCGCGGCGTGAAAGATGGTTCCCATTTGTACGTCGTTAAAAATACATCGATGGCTGGGATTTTAATTGAATGTTGCTTCATTGATTCAGAGAAAGATATGAAGCTATTCAATACAACGGCGATGGCGAATGCGATTGTCAAGGGATTGACCGGAAAACTGCCAACGGAAGAAAAGCCAAAGGAAGATAATTTGGTCTTGGAATTGCAGCAAGCTTTGAATCGCTTGCAGATTCGCGATGCGCAAAGTAAAGCGCTGGTTGAAGATGGTAAAATAAGCCCCGCAACCGAAGCAGCAACCCTCAAATTTCATGAAATTATGGGGGTTAATTTAGGCAACCGAGCAACGGCACTAACCTGGAATTTATTAGACGAAATTTTAGCGCTTCCTACCTTGCGCCCCAACCACGCTCAGGGAGCGGCAGTTCGCTACGTTCAATTTCGCTTCAGCACTACAATTGACGGCGATTACGGTGCGAAAACGGCAGAAGCGGCGAAAGTTTATCAGCGCCAGCAAAATTTGGACGTAGATGGCTTAGTCGGGCAGACAACTTGGGGGCGTTTGACGGGTGCATCGCAAAGCAATTTAGTGCTGAAAGTGCTTAAAGATACGATCCTAAAACAACAACCGCTCCCCAGTGACGATATTAAGGACGATAATCTCAAACAGCCGATTCCGGCGGGTTCTGAATTGACGCTGTACAGTTGGGAGGAGCAAGGAAATCATATTAAAGTTTCGTTGCGCGATCGCACCTTTAAGGGGTTTAATATTTGGTATGTTTTCACCGAACATATTGCAATTTGGCAAGATGGTAAGCCCTTAGAAATTGAAGCAGACGACGAGAAACCTCAAGTTAACGATCGCGCTAACGCCTTCAACCTGCCCGGATTTGCCAGCATCTTTTATCTCAATAATCCTATCGTTCCTAACGGACATTTCTACTGGCGCGATGCTCTCCAAAATGGCGAACGCATCCCTAAAACTAAGGCTGAAGTCGATAGTATTATCGCGCTAGCTACCCGTCTCGAGCAAGTCCGCGATCGCTTGGGCGGGTTTCCGCTTGTCGTCACGAGTTGGTATCGCCCGGAACCCTGGAATTCTCAAGCGGGTGGCGCGCCTAATTCTCGCCACAAAGTCGGGCAAGCCGTGGATATTTTGCGATCGGGAATGAGCGGAAAACAAATGGCAGCCGTTCTAGAAGATTGGCCGGGAGGAATGGGAATTTACGAACATTATCCCAATCTTTTACACCTCGATATTCGACCTTTTCGCGCGCGCTGGGGTGGTGCGTAA